A genomic region of Branchiostoma lanceolatum isolate klBraLanc5 chromosome 4, klBraLanc5.hap2, whole genome shotgun sequence contains the following coding sequences:
- the LOC136432243 gene encoding acetyl-coenzyme A synthetase 2-like, mitochondrial isoform X1 encodes MAAALLKVLDRGTSVFPAVRFRKAAARCLSSTVVRRSVETTTPMPEAGGFPGVRTHQDLYDFSLREPDTFWGTLAASRLQWMKSFDRVSDCDMSEGKIKWFLGGQLNVSVNTLDRHVQKMPDKVALIWERDEPGNEVRVTYRELLAMTCQLANTLKSHGVKKGDRVCIYMPNSPIAVAAMQACARIGAPHSVVFAGFSADALASRIQDASCETVITTDEAVRGGKVIELKKTVDNAVANCPMVKRVLVAQRTGKEVPMKHNLDYPLEEDMSRQSPECAPEVMESEDPLFMLYTSGSTGKPKGILHTQAGYLLYATMTSKFAFDIREEDIFSCVADIGWITGHSYVVYGPLSNGATTVLFESIPTYPNPGRYWEMVERLKINQFYLAPTAVRLLLKFDESWVKKYDRTTLRKLGCVGEPLNVEAGDWYNNVVGEGRCDLVDTWWQTETGGIMITPRPSQPGAEILHGPMRPFFGIEPALFNDEPGPDQGKELTGKEVSGALCVRKPWPGIARTIFGDHERYLDTYFRPYPGTYFSGDGAHRDHKGYYHITGRMDDVINISGHRIGTAEIEDAMDEHHDVAETAVIGTPHEVKGEVPYAFVILKEGVRRDEEDIAKELKDLVRKSIAAYAVPDTILITPGLPKTRSGKIMRRILRKISTDKEEELGDVSTLAEPSVVHAIVESHKAYKQRIAS; translated from the exons ATGGCGGCAGCGCTACTGAAAGTATTGGACCGGGGTACCAGTGTGTTCCCAGCGGTCAGGTTTAGGAAGGCTGCGGCACGATGTCTCTCCTCCACGGTAGTCAGGAGGTCTGTGGAGACCACGACTCCAATGCCGGAGGCAGGCGGCTTCCCTGGCGTCCGCACCCACCAGGATCTGTACGACTTCTCGCTCAGGGAGCCCGACACTTTCTGGGGAACTCTTGCCGCGTCTCGGCTACAGTGGATGAAGTCCTTCGACCGCGTGAGTGACTGTGATATGTCAGAAGGGAAGATAAAATGGTTTCTTGGAGGCCAGCTCAACGTCTCAG taaatacCTTGGACAGGCATGTGCAGAAAATGCCAGACAAAGTAGCCCTGATTTGGGAGAGGGATGAGCCAGGAAATGAAGTGAGGGTTACATACAG GGAACTCCTAGCTATGACATGTCAGCTGGCCAACACCTTGAAGAGCCATGGAGTAAAGAAGGGAGACAGAGTGTGTATTTACATGCCAAACTCTCCTATAGCTGTGGCAGCCATGCAAGCATGTGCACGAATCGGAGCTCCTCATAG TGTAGTGTTTGCTGGCTTCAGTGCCGATGCCTTGGCAAGCAGGATTCAAGATG CCAGTTGTGAAACAGTGATCACAACAGATGAGGCTGTGAGGGGAGGGAAAGTCATCGAGCTGAAGAAGACTGTGGACAATGCTGTCGCCAACTGCCCTATGGTTAAGAGGGTACTCGTAGCACAGAGGACTGGCAAAGAAGTTCCAATGAAACACAACCTGGACTACCCCCTCGAGGAG GATATGTCCAGGCAGTCCCCAGAGTGTGCTCCAGAGGTAATGGAGAGTGAGGACCCCCTGTTTATGTTGTACACTTCTGGTAGCACAGGAAAACCGAAGGGGATCCTCCATACGCAAGCAGGCTACCTCCTGTACGCAACCATGACctccaag TTTGCCTTTGACATTCGTGAAGAGGACATATTCAGCTGTGTGGCAGACATAGGCTGGATCACAGGCCACAGCTATGTTGTGTATGGTCCTCTCAGTAACGGTGCCACCACTGTGCTATTCGAAAGCATACCCACCTATCCCAACCCag GTAGGTACTGGGAGATGGTGGAGAGACTGAAAATCAACCAGTTTTACCTGGCACCCACCGCTGTCCGACTCCTTCTCAAGTTTGATGAGTCTTGGGTGAAGAAATATGACAGAACCACGCTCAGGAAACTAGGGTGTG TTGGAGAACCGCTGAATGTGGAGGCAGGTGACTGGTATAACAACGTGGTTGGAGAGGGCAGGTGTGATCTGGTGGATACCTGGTGGCAAACAG AAACTGGAGGCATCATGATCACCCCCAGACCCTCTCAACCTGGTGCTGAAATCTTACATGGCCCCATGAGGCCGTTCTTTGGAATTGAACCTGCGCTGTTCAATGATGAG CCAGGACCTGATCAG GGAAAGGAGCTGACTGGCAAGGAGGTCTCAGGTGCATTGTGTGTCAGGAAACCCTGGCCAGGCATTGCACGAACAATCTTTGGAGACCATGAGAGGTACCTGGATACATATTTCAGACCCTATCCAG GGACGTATTTCTCGGGAGACGGAGCTCATAGGGATCACAAGGGTTACTATCACATCACTGGACGCATGGATGATGTCATCAACATCAGTGGACACAGAATCGGCACAGCAGAGATTGAGGATGCCATG GATGAGCATCATGATGTAGCTGAAACAGCTGTCATTGGTACTCCACATGAAGTAAAAGGAGAAG TGCCATATGCATTTGTGATCTTGAAAGAAGGAGTTCGTCGTGATGAAGAAGACATTGCAAAGGAGCTGAAGGATCTGGTGAGGAAAAGCATTGCAGCGTATGCAGTACCTGATACTATTTTG ATCACTCCTGGATTACCAAAGACCAGATCTGGGAAGATCATGAGACGAATCTTGCGCAAGATTTCCACTGACAAAGAAGAGGAGTTGGGAGACGTGTCCACCCTGGCAGAGCCCAGTGTTGTGCATGCCATTGTCGAGAGTCACAAGGCATACAAGCAAAGGATAGCAAGCTAA
- the LOC136432243 gene encoding acetyl-coenzyme A synthetase 2-like, mitochondrial isoform X2, with product MAAALLKVLDRGTSVFPAVRFRKAAARCLSSTVVRRSVETTTPMPEAGGFPGVRTHQDLYDFSLREPDTFWGTLAASRLQWMKSFDRVSDCDMSEGKIKWFLGGQLNVSVNTLDRHVQKMPDKVALIWERDEPGNEVRVTYRELLAMTCQLANTLKSHGVKKGDRVCIYMPNSPIAVAAMQACARIGAPHSVVFAGFSADALASRIQDASCETVITTDEAVRGGKVIELKKTVDNAVANCPMVKRVLVAQRTGKEVPMKHNLDYPLEEDMSRQSPECAPEVMESEDPLFMLYTSGSTGKPKGILHTQAGYLLYATMTSKFAFDIREEDIFSCVADIGWITGHSYVVYGPLSNGATTVLFESIPTYPNPGRYWEMVERLKINQFYLAPTAVRLLLKFDESWVKKYDRTTLRKLGCVGEPLNVEAGDWYNNVVGEGRCDLVDTWWQTETGGIMITPRPSQPGAEILHGPMRPFFGIEPALFNDEGKELTGKEVSGALCVRKPWPGIARTIFGDHERYLDTYFRPYPGTYFSGDGAHRDHKGYYHITGRMDDVINISGHRIGTAEIEDAMDEHHDVAETAVIGTPHEVKGEVPYAFVILKEGVRRDEEDIAKELKDLVRKSIAAYAVPDTILITPGLPKTRSGKIMRRILRKISTDKEEELGDVSTLAEPSVVHAIVESHKAYKQRIAS from the exons ATGGCGGCAGCGCTACTGAAAGTATTGGACCGGGGTACCAGTGTGTTCCCAGCGGTCAGGTTTAGGAAGGCTGCGGCACGATGTCTCTCCTCCACGGTAGTCAGGAGGTCTGTGGAGACCACGACTCCAATGCCGGAGGCAGGCGGCTTCCCTGGCGTCCGCACCCACCAGGATCTGTACGACTTCTCGCTCAGGGAGCCCGACACTTTCTGGGGAACTCTTGCCGCGTCTCGGCTACAGTGGATGAAGTCCTTCGACCGCGTGAGTGACTGTGATATGTCAGAAGGGAAGATAAAATGGTTTCTTGGAGGCCAGCTCAACGTCTCAG taaatacCTTGGACAGGCATGTGCAGAAAATGCCAGACAAAGTAGCCCTGATTTGGGAGAGGGATGAGCCAGGAAATGAAGTGAGGGTTACATACAG GGAACTCCTAGCTATGACATGTCAGCTGGCCAACACCTTGAAGAGCCATGGAGTAAAGAAGGGAGACAGAGTGTGTATTTACATGCCAAACTCTCCTATAGCTGTGGCAGCCATGCAAGCATGTGCACGAATCGGAGCTCCTCATAG TGTAGTGTTTGCTGGCTTCAGTGCCGATGCCTTGGCAAGCAGGATTCAAGATG CCAGTTGTGAAACAGTGATCACAACAGATGAGGCTGTGAGGGGAGGGAAAGTCATCGAGCTGAAGAAGACTGTGGACAATGCTGTCGCCAACTGCCCTATGGTTAAGAGGGTACTCGTAGCACAGAGGACTGGCAAAGAAGTTCCAATGAAACACAACCTGGACTACCCCCTCGAGGAG GATATGTCCAGGCAGTCCCCAGAGTGTGCTCCAGAGGTAATGGAGAGTGAGGACCCCCTGTTTATGTTGTACACTTCTGGTAGCACAGGAAAACCGAAGGGGATCCTCCATACGCAAGCAGGCTACCTCCTGTACGCAACCATGACctccaag TTTGCCTTTGACATTCGTGAAGAGGACATATTCAGCTGTGTGGCAGACATAGGCTGGATCACAGGCCACAGCTATGTTGTGTATGGTCCTCTCAGTAACGGTGCCACCACTGTGCTATTCGAAAGCATACCCACCTATCCCAACCCag GTAGGTACTGGGAGATGGTGGAGAGACTGAAAATCAACCAGTTTTACCTGGCACCCACCGCTGTCCGACTCCTTCTCAAGTTTGATGAGTCTTGGGTGAAGAAATATGACAGAACCACGCTCAGGAAACTAGGGTGTG TTGGAGAACCGCTGAATGTGGAGGCAGGTGACTGGTATAACAACGTGGTTGGAGAGGGCAGGTGTGATCTGGTGGATACCTGGTGGCAAACAG AAACTGGAGGCATCATGATCACCCCCAGACCCTCTCAACCTGGTGCTGAAATCTTACATGGCCCCATGAGGCCGTTCTTTGGAATTGAACCTGCGCTGTTCAATGATGAG GGAAAGGAGCTGACTGGCAAGGAGGTCTCAGGTGCATTGTGTGTCAGGAAACCCTGGCCAGGCATTGCACGAACAATCTTTGGAGACCATGAGAGGTACCTGGATACATATTTCAGACCCTATCCAG GGACGTATTTCTCGGGAGACGGAGCTCATAGGGATCACAAGGGTTACTATCACATCACTGGACGCATGGATGATGTCATCAACATCAGTGGACACAGAATCGGCACAGCAGAGATTGAGGATGCCATG GATGAGCATCATGATGTAGCTGAAACAGCTGTCATTGGTACTCCACATGAAGTAAAAGGAGAAG TGCCATATGCATTTGTGATCTTGAAAGAAGGAGTTCGTCGTGATGAAGAAGACATTGCAAAGGAGCTGAAGGATCTGGTGAGGAAAAGCATTGCAGCGTATGCAGTACCTGATACTATTTTG ATCACTCCTGGATTACCAAAGACCAGATCTGGGAAGATCATGAGACGAATCTTGCGCAAGATTTCCACTGACAAAGAAGAGGAGTTGGGAGACGTGTCCACCCTGGCAGAGCCCAGTGTTGTGCATGCCATTGTCGAGAGTCACAAGGCATACAAGCAAAGGATAGCAAGCTAA